The Streptomyces sp. NBC_00344 genome includes a window with the following:
- a CDS encoding helix-turn-helix transcriptional regulator produces MLDLLGLDAVAESVYRGMLGRPQGVAELCSLLDLSERDVRDALDRLSAMALVRASVNDPDELHAVSPHVGMELLLSEQQAQVAAQQQRLEASRAAAARLILEYDGQQQPGGSGVRYLESLESIRDHLASLHNHVAQELLTFAPGGPQTVANMEASKPLNQQLLERGVEMRTVYLESIRSDPDTLEHAHWLTQRGCQVRTVPSLPNRMIIYDRKSVIIASDTDNTAAGAVELTSQGMIAPLHALFESVWQSADPLEVRVQPDPGSLTRQQAEALRLLAQGCTDEAIAKRLGVSTRTSRRIAAGLMTYLGARSRFQAGVYAVQKGYLPSCPD; encoded by the coding sequence ATGCTTGATCTCCTCGGACTTGACGCTGTCGCAGAATCCGTCTATCGGGGGATGCTCGGGCGCCCCCAGGGGGTGGCCGAACTCTGTTCGCTGCTGGACCTCTCCGAGCGTGACGTACGGGATGCGCTGGACCGGCTGAGCGCGATGGCCCTGGTACGCGCCTCCGTCAACGACCCCGATGAGCTTCATGCGGTCAGCCCGCACGTGGGGATGGAACTCCTTCTCTCCGAGCAGCAGGCGCAGGTCGCCGCCCAGCAGCAGCGGCTCGAGGCGAGCCGTGCGGCCGCGGCGAGACTGATCCTCGAGTACGACGGCCAGCAGCAGCCGGGCGGCTCGGGGGTGCGCTATCTCGAGAGCCTGGAGTCCATCCGCGACCATCTGGCGTCCCTGCACAACCATGTCGCCCAGGAGCTCCTGACGTTCGCACCGGGAGGACCGCAGACCGTCGCCAACATGGAAGCCTCCAAACCGCTCAACCAGCAGTTGCTGGAGCGCGGAGTGGAAATGCGGACCGTCTACCTCGAAAGCATCCGCAGCGACCCGGACACTCTTGAGCACGCACACTGGCTCACCCAGCGCGGCTGCCAGGTGCGCACGGTGCCGTCGCTGCCGAACCGGATGATCATTTACGACCGGAAGTCAGTGATCATCGCGTCCGACACGGACAACACCGCGGCCGGCGCCGTGGAGCTGACCTCCCAGGGCATGATCGCCCCACTGCACGCACTGTTCGAGAGCGTGTGGCAGTCCGCAGACCCTCTGGAAGTTCGGGTGCAGCCGGATCCCGGCTCCCTCACTCGTCAGCAGGCCGAAGCTCTGCGGTTGCTGGCCCAGGGGTGCACGGACGAGGCTATCGCGAAGCGGCTCGGCGTCTCCACTCGTACATCACGTCGGATCGCGGCCGGGCTGATGACCTATCTCGGTGCACGCAGCCGATTTCAGGCCGGTGTCTACGCGGTGCAGAAGGGCTATCTGCCGTCCTGCCC